In Cicer arietinum cultivar CDC Frontier isolate Library 1 chromosome 7, Cicar.CDCFrontier_v2.0, whole genome shotgun sequence, a single window of DNA contains:
- the LOC101513316 gene encoding putative phospholipid-transporting ATPase 9, with amino-acid sequence MAGGRRRRHHFSKIHAFSCGKASMEVDEHSLIGGPGFSRKVYCNDSERAMSSLYDYGDNYVRTTKYTLATFLPKSLFEQFRRVANFYFLVVAILSFLPIAPYSAVSNVVPLLVVVAATMAKEFIEDFRRKQQDIEMNNRKVKVHSGNGAFDYSKWRDLKVGDIVKVEKDEYFPADLILLASNYDEAICYVETMNLDGETNLKLKQSLEGTSNLQEDSSFENFKAVIRCEDPNANLYAFVGSLELEDQRYPLTPQQLLLRDSKLKNTDFIYGVVIFTGHDTKVMQNSTDPPSKRSKIEKRMDKVIYCLFFVLILVSFIGSIFFGISTKEDIKNGRMKRWYLRPDDTKVFYDPDRPALAAILHFLTALMLYGYFIPISLYVSIEVVKVLQSIFINQDVNMYHEETDKPAHARTSNLNEELGQVDTILSDKTGTLTCNSMEFIKCSIGGVAYGRGFTEVERALSKRKDSYFGRKMKNDNNVAKAAESKSTIKGFNFMDERIMNGNWVRQPNANIIQDFLRVLAVCHTAIPEVDESTHKVSYEAESPDEAAFVVAAREFGFEFYERTHAAISVHELDPKSNMKTDRSYNLLNVLEFSSARKRMSVIVRDDKGKLLLLSKGADSVMFELLANNGREFEEQTKYHINEYADSGLRTLILAYRELDDKEYDQFNRELTEAKNLVSADQEEIVEDILQKIEKDLILLGATAVEDKLQDGVPECIDKLAQAGIKLWVLTGDKMETAINIGYACSLLRQGMKQILINSDTPENKALEKMEDKSASDAAIKESVIRQITEAKALLSTSNENSEALALIIDGKSLAYALEDDVKNLFLQLAIGCASVICCRSSPKQKALVTRLVKMRRGSTTLAIGDGANDVGMLQEADIGIGISGVEGMQAVMSSDIAIAQFRYLERLLLVHGHWCYRRISSMICYFFYKNITFGFTLFFYEMYTSFSGQAAYNDWFMSFYNVFFTSLPVIALGVFDQDVAAKLCLKFPLLYQEGVQNLLFSWKRLIGWALNGVTSSAIIFFFCIRALEHQAFRKGGEVVGMEILGTTMYTCVIWVVNCQMALSISYFTYIQHIFIWGSIVIWYIFLMAYGAIDPSISTTAYKVFIEACAPSSSYWIVTLLVLVAALLPYFAYSTIQLRFFPVYHQMIQWIRKDGQTNDPEFCDMVRQRSIRHTTVGFTARLEASRRFEASRRSEISLVPVEGKPAESQ; translated from the exons ATGGCTGGTGGAAGGAGGAGGAGGCATCATTTCAGCAAGATTCATGCATTTTCTTGTGGTAAAGCATCAATGGAAGTAGATGAACATTCACTTATAGGAGGACCTGGTTTCTCAAGGAAAGTTTATTGCAATGATTCAGAACGTGCTATGTCTAGTCTTTATGATTATGGTGACAATTATGTTAGAACTACTAAGTACACTTTGGCCACTTTCTTACCTAAGTCTTTGTTTGAACAATTCAGAAGGGTTGCCAATTTTTACTTCTTAGTTGTTGCAATTTTGTCTTTCCTTCCTATTGCTCCTTACTCTGCTGTCAGCAATGTTGTTCCTTTACTTGTTGTGGTAGCTGCTACTATGGCCAAAGAGTTCATTGAGGATTTTAGGCGCAAACAACAG GATATTGAGATGAATAACAGAAAAGTGAAAGTACATAGTGGAAATGGTGCTTTTGATTATTCTAAATGGAGGGATTTGAAAGTTGGAGACATAGTGAAAGTTGAAAAAGATGAATATTTTC CTGCTGATCTCATATTGCTTGCATCAAACTATGACGAAGCAATTTGCTACGTTGAGACCATGAATCTCGACGGAGAAACGAATCTTAAACTAAAACAATCATTGGAAGGAACTTCAAATTTACAAGAAGACTCAAGCTTTGAAAATTTCAAGGCTGTCATAAGATGTGAAGATCCAAATGCAAATTTGTATGCGTTTGTTGGAAGTTTAGAGCTTGAGGATCAACGATATCCACTTACACCTCAGCAGCTACTTCTTAGAGACTCTAAGCTGAAGAACACAGATTTTATATACGGTGTTGTGATCTTTACCGGTCACGATACGAAAGTTATGCAGAATTCAACAGATCCTCCATCCAAGAGAAGCAAGATTGAGAAAAGGATGGATAAAGTTATCTACTGCTTGTTCTTTGTACTAATTTTGGTTTCTTTCATCGGTTCCATTTTCTTTGGAATTTCAACAAAGGAGGATATTAAAAATGGTAGAATGAAGAGATGGTATCTTAGACCAGATGATACCAAAGTTTTTTATGATCCTGATAGACCAGCACTTGCAGCTATTCTGCATTTCCTTACAGCACTGATGTTGTATGGTTACTTTATTCCGATTTCGTTGTACGTTTCCATTGAAGTTGTGAAGGTTCTTCAAAGCATTTTCATCAACCAAGATGTGAACATGTATCATGAGGAAACCGACAAGCCAGCACACGCTCGTACTTCGAATTTGAACGAAGAGCTCGGTCAAGTTGATACCATACTTTCTGATAAAACAGGAACTTTGACTTGCAATTCCATGGAATTTATCAAGTGTTCTATTGGTGGTGTTGCTTATGGAAGAGGGTTTACAGAAGTTGAGAGAGCTTTATCTAAGAGAAAAGATTCGTATTTTGGTCGGAAGATGAAGAATGACAATAATGTTGCAAAGGCTGCTGAATCAAAGTCAACCATTAAAGGGTTTAACTTTATGGATGAAAGGATTATGAATGGAAATTGGGTTAGACAACCTAATGCTAATATAATCCAGGACTTCCTAAGAGTCTTAGCTGTATGCCATACTGCAATTCCTGAAGTTGATGAATCAACTCATAAAGTTTCATATGAAGCCGAATCGCCGGATGAGGCAGCTTTTGTCGTTGCAGCCAGAGAATTTGGGTTTGAATTTTATGAAAGGACACATGCAGCTATTTCAGTGCATGAATTGGACCCCAAATCAAACATGAAAACAGATAG GTCCTACAACCTTTTGAATGTATTAGAGTTTAGCAGTGCAAGAAAGCGAATGTCCGTAATCGTAAGAGACGACAAAGGGAAACTTTTACTACTTAGCAAAGGCGCCGACAG TGTCATGTTTGAACTACTTGCAAATAATGGAAGAGAATTTGAAGAGCAGACTAAGTATCACATCAATGAATATGCTGATTCCGGTTTAAGGACATTGATACTCGCCTATCGTGAACTCGATGATAAAGAGTACGATCAGTTTAATAGAGAGTTGACAGAGGCTAAAAATTTAGTGAGTGCAGATCAAGAAGAGATTGTAGAGGACATATTGCAAAAGATTGAGAAGGATTTGATTCTTCTTGGTGCTACTGCAGTTGAAGATAAACTACAAGATGGG GTTCCTGAATGTATTGACAAACTAGCACAGGCTGGGATTAAGTTATGGGTATTGACTGGTGATAAAATGGAGACAGCAATTAATATTGG ATATGCTTGTAGTTTGCTTAGACAAGGAATGAAAcagattttaattaattcagatACTCCGGAAAACAAAGCACTGGAGAAAATGGAGGACAAGTCTGCTTCTGATGCA GCAATTAAGGAAAGTGTTATTCGCCAAATAACGGAAGCAAAGGCGTTACTTTCTACATCAAATGAAAATTCTGAGGCATTAGCATTGATCATTGATGGGAAATCTCTTGCTTATGCACTAGAAGATGATGTAAAGAACTTGTTTCTTCAACTTGCCATTGGCTGTGCATCTGTTATATGCTGTCGTTCGTCTCCAAAGCAAAAAGCACTT GTTACTAGATTGGTTAAGATGAGACGTGGTAGTACAACTCTTGCAATTGGAGATGGAGCAAATGATGTTGGAATGCTCCAAGAAGCAGATATTGGAATTGGTATCAGCGGTGTCGAAGGAATGCAG GCTGTTATGTCAAGTGATATCGCCATTGCCCAATTTCGATATCTAGAACGCTTACTTCTTGTGCATGGACATTGGTGTTACAGaaggatttcatcaatg ATATGCTACTTCTTTTACAAGAATATAACATTTGGCTTCACTTTGTTCTTCTATGAGATGTATACCTCATTCTCAGGCCAAGCTGCATACAATGATTGGTTCATGTCATTTTATAACGTATTCTTCACTTCGCTTCCTGTAATCGCTTTGGGAGTGTTTGACCAGGATGTTGCTGCCAAATTATGTCTTAAG TTTCCATTACTCTATCAAGAAGGTGTACAGAACCTACTATTCAGCTGGAAAAGACTAATTGGTTGGGCACTAAATGGAGTTACAAGTTCAGCCATTATATTCTTCTTCTGCATCCGCGCGTTGGAGCATCAAGCGTTTCGCAAAGGCGGCGAAGTAGTCGGCATGGAAATTCTTGGAACCACAATGTACACTTGTGTTATATGGGTGGTGAATTGCCAAATGGCATTATCAATAAGTTACTTTACATACATACAACATATATTCATATGGGGAAGCATAGTAATATGGTACATATTCCTCATGGCATATGGAGCCATAGACCCTTCAATATCAACAACAGCTTATAAGGTCTTCATTGAAGCATGTGCACCATCTTCATCTTATTGGATTGTTACTTTGCTTGTTCTTGTTGCTGCATTGCTTCCGTATTTCGCTTATTCGACCATTCAACTTCGATTCTTCCCCGTGTATCATCAAATGATACAATGGATACGAAAAGATGGACAAACTAATGATCCAGAATTCTGCGATATGGTGAGACAGAGATCGATTCGACATACAACAGTTGGATTTACAGCTCGGTTGGAAGCGTCTAGACGTTTTGAAGCGTCGAGACGTTCTGAAATATCTTTAGTACCTGTGGAAGGGAAGCCTGCAGAGAGCCAATAA